Proteins co-encoded in one Kribbella qitaiheensis genomic window:
- a CDS encoding PadR family transcriptional regulator: MTVSEMREPTFLILAALADGPKHGYGVIAEVAQLSGDRVRLRPGTLYAALDRLCAGALVRPAGEEVVDGRLRRYYELTDSGATSLATEAARLRSNAEQALRRLRLRPAGGAA, from the coding sequence ATGACAGTTTCCGAGATGCGTGAGCCGACCTTCCTGATCCTGGCCGCGCTGGCCGATGGCCCCAAGCACGGGTACGGAGTGATCGCCGAGGTGGCGCAGCTGTCCGGCGATCGGGTCCGGCTCCGGCCAGGCACCCTCTACGCCGCGCTCGATCGGCTCTGTGCGGGCGCGTTGGTCCGGCCGGCAGGAGAGGAGGTGGTCGACGGGCGCCTCCGCCGGTACTACGAGCTCACCGACTCGGGCGCCACGTCGCTGGCCACCGAGGCGGCCCGCCTCCGGTCCAACGCCGAGCAGGCGCTCCGCCGCCTCCGGCTCCGCCCGGCCGGCGGTGCCGCATGA
- a CDS encoding anti-sigma factor family protein translates to MSDRYREWDAGYLLGALSAQERREYEEHLRTCPECSAEVASLAGVPGTLKVLPDDRALATIAATPPNLLPGLVRTVQRDRRRRRVRFAGVIAGVAATAAAIGAVVAIPLARDDPPGDYVELVQTVASKLSADARLVDERWGTTIEISCRYDELATPSERSRGYELFVTDGSGKATLIASWTAAPGTTVKPAATTKLHRGEIRALDIRSSETGRILLAVHF, encoded by the coding sequence ATGAGCGATCGGTACCGGGAGTGGGACGCGGGGTACCTGCTCGGCGCTTTGTCGGCGCAAGAACGGCGCGAGTACGAGGAGCATCTGCGGACCTGTCCCGAGTGCTCGGCGGAGGTGGCGTCGCTTGCCGGCGTACCGGGCACTCTCAAGGTGCTGCCGGACGACCGTGCGCTCGCGACGATCGCGGCCACTCCGCCGAACCTGCTGCCCGGTCTGGTGCGGACGGTGCAACGCGACCGTCGGCGCCGCCGGGTCCGGTTCGCCGGCGTGATCGCCGGGGTCGCCGCCACCGCTGCCGCGATCGGCGCGGTGGTGGCGATCCCGCTGGCCCGCGATGATCCGCCCGGCGACTACGTGGAGCTGGTGCAGACGGTGGCGAGCAAGTTGTCGGCGGATGCGCGGCTGGTCGACGAGCGGTGGGGTACGACGATCGAGATCAGTTGCCGGTACGACGAACTCGCGACGCCGAGCGAGCGTTCTCGCGGGTACGAGCTGTTCGTGACGGACGGTTCGGGGAAGGCGACGCTGATCGCGAGCTGGACCGCCGCACCCGGTACGACGGTGAAGCCCGCCGCCACCACCAAGCTGCATCGCGGCGAGATCCGTGCCCTCGACATCAGAAGTTCCGAGACCGGCCGGATCCTCCTCGCCGTGCACTTCTGA
- a CDS encoding zeta toxin family protein: MPSTKATLGYVIETYLAEHDGDETTLDTYRGYYRRSIKPQLGNQATSQITAKVLEQFYGRLRKCSAICRGADMVDHQIARVPGSPTSAQARATFSEGRSLSTTAPRPGCVVVECKPRVCEPMRRSSVRQIRAIISGALDLALRWDWIEINPATVARSPSRRNHRHPTRRRGRPINLDLDTCKPHHPKYQELVANDDRTVGAYTSIDGHKWMEKAEATSGRHARRSHARTRTTAVRPRGTALPRDSQEDSRPGPATAGRDPSCCRPRGGRCRAPGRSLARRPGPPRTGSHDRRRTQPSGCSAGDRTPRAANDPDGVHGLRCRTANAPSNTR; encoded by the coding sequence ATGCCCTCGACCAAGGCCACGCTCGGGTACGTCATCGAGACCTACCTGGCCGAGCACGACGGCGACGAGACAACCCTCGACACCTATCGCGGCTACTACCGACGGAGCATCAAACCGCAGCTGGGCAACCAGGCAACCTCGCAGATCACAGCCAAGGTCCTGGAACAGTTCTATGGACGACTGCGGAAATGCTCGGCCATCTGTCGGGGCGCAGACATGGTCGACCACCAGATCGCCCGAGTGCCGGGTAGTCCGACATCGGCGCAAGCCAGGGCGACCTTCAGCGAAGGGCGGTCGTTGAGCACGACTGCGCCCAGGCCCGGCTGCGTTGTTGTCGAGTGCAAGCCGCGCGTTTGCGAGCCAATGAGGCGTTCAAGTGTCCGCCAAATCCGCGCCATCATCAGCGGCGCACTCGATCTCGCACTCAGGTGGGATTGGATCGAGATCAACCCAGCGACTGTTGCAAGAAGCCCAAGCAGGCGAAACCACCGACACCCGACCAGGCGACGGGGCCGCCCAATCAACCTCGACCTCGATACCTGCAAACCGCATCACCCGAAGTACCAGGAACTGGTCGCGAACGACGACCGCACGGTCGGTGCCTACACGAGCATCGACGGCCACAAATGGATGGAGAAGGCCGAGGCGACATCTGGCCGGCACGCGCGACGCAGTCACGCGAGAACGCGAACCACCGCTGTCCGACCGCGAGGCACTGCGCTACCTCGGGACTCTCAAGAGGATTCAAGACCTGGTCCAGCGACTGCCGGCCGAGATCCGAGCTGTTGCCGGCCTCGAGGCGGCCGCTGTCGTGCGCCTGGCCGATCCCTTGCTCGCCGACCGGGCCCTCCGCGTACAGGCAGCCACGATCGGCGCAGAACTCAACCGTCCGGCTGCTCTGCCGGCGACAGGACGCCCAGAGCTGCCAATGACCCGGACGGCGTCCACGGGCTCAGATGCCGTACGGCAAACGCCCCCTCGAACACCCGGTAG
- a CDS encoding DoxX family protein → MAVLERWQDQVVGLFRIVVGFMFATHGVAALFGVLGVERIEPLVWPGWWASAIQTVGGLLVLLGLGTRYAALLCSGSMAYAYFTVHQSGALLPVQNGGEKAALFSFAFLLIAFLGSGAWALESSPLLKRTERSELATASD, encoded by the coding sequence ATGGCTGTGTTGGAGCGCTGGCAGGACCAGGTCGTGGGGTTGTTCCGGATCGTGGTGGGGTTCATGTTCGCCACGCATGGGGTGGCTGCCCTGTTCGGGGTGCTGGGAGTGGAGAGGATCGAGCCGCTGGTGTGGCCGGGGTGGTGGGCTTCGGCGATTCAGACGGTGGGTGGGTTGTTGGTGTTGCTCGGGCTCGGGACTCGGTACGCCGCGTTGTTGTGCTCCGGGTCGATGGCGTACGCGTACTTCACCGTGCATCAGTCCGGGGCTTTGCTGCCCGTGCAGAATGGCGGGGAGAAGGCGGCGTTGTTCTCGTTCGCGTTCCTGTTGATCGCGTTCCTCGGGTCCGGAGCGTGGGCGCTGGAGAGCAGCCCGCTGCTAAAGAGGACAGAAAGAAGCGAGCTGGCGACAGCGTCAGACTGA
- a CDS encoding sigma-70 family RNA polymerase sigma factor has protein sequence MADDRAALLRELHDVHAPSLWRFVVRLTGDDRFAEDVVQETLLRAWRRPQILTEDEAGARAWLFTVARNLVIDDRRSARVNREVASDDLPERPSADHANAVLDAWLVSDSLAQLSDDHRQVIVRAYYGRRTVTDIAAELDIPAGTVKSRLHYGLRALKLALQERGVTKE, from the coding sequence ATGGCTGACGACCGGGCGGCGCTGCTGCGCGAGTTGCACGATGTGCACGCGCCTTCGTTGTGGCGGTTCGTGGTCCGGCTGACGGGGGACGACCGGTTCGCCGAGGATGTCGTTCAGGAGACGTTGCTGCGCGCTTGGCGCCGGCCGCAGATCCTGACCGAGGACGAGGCGGGGGCCCGGGCCTGGCTGTTCACGGTGGCGCGCAATCTTGTCATCGATGACCGGCGGAGCGCCCGGGTCAACCGGGAGGTGGCCAGTGACGATCTGCCGGAACGGCCGAGCGCCGACCATGCGAACGCCGTACTGGACGCGTGGCTGGTGTCCGATTCGCTGGCGCAGTTGTCGGACGACCATCGCCAGGTGATCGTGCGCGCGTACTACGGGCGCCGTACGGTCACCGATATCGCGGCGGAGCTCGACATCCCGGCCGGGACGGTGAAGTCGCGGTTGCACTACGGGTTGCGGGCGCTGAAGCTGGCGTTGCAGGAGAGGGGGGTGACGAAGGAATGA
- a CDS encoding GAF and ANTAR domain-containing protein, whose protein sequence is MGSQPAAQHAALSDFPRTYPRDDIPPDASGPGSVKDEFAQELARMAQVLHERPDVEQTAERFLEYVLAGLATSHASVVLTHRGGRLESAVSTDALVEEADRLQVELGEGPTYDAVQEERSMLSGDAWADERWPQWSAGMATVGLRSVLSVRLRTPSSTVGVLNLFDPAVDRFSESDDLTAQVFADHAAVAVANARSESSLWQAIESRRLIGQAQGILMERFDLSEEQAFAVLRRYSQDSNVRLREIAKRLIQTRKLS, encoded by the coding sequence TTGGGAAGTCAGCCGGCGGCGCAGCATGCCGCCCTGAGCGACTTTCCAAGGACCTACCCCCGTGACGACATTCCCCCTGACGCTTCCGGGCCGGGCAGCGTGAAGGACGAGTTCGCCCAGGAACTGGCCCGGATGGCCCAGGTTCTGCACGAGCGGCCCGATGTCGAGCAGACCGCCGAGCGGTTCCTCGAGTACGTACTCGCCGGGCTCGCCACCAGCCATGCGAGCGTCGTACTGACGCATCGCGGCGGAAGGCTGGAGTCTGCGGTCAGTACGGACGCGCTGGTGGAGGAGGCCGACCGGCTGCAGGTGGAGCTGGGCGAGGGGCCGACGTACGACGCTGTGCAGGAGGAGCGGAGCATGCTCAGCGGCGACGCGTGGGCGGACGAGCGTTGGCCGCAGTGGTCGGCGGGGATGGCGACCGTCGGGCTGCGCAGTGTCCTGTCGGTACGGCTCCGTACGCCGAGCAGCACGGTCGGCGTACTCAACCTCTTCGACCCCGCCGTAGACCGGTTCAGCGAATCCGACGACCTGACGGCCCAGGTGTTCGCGGATCACGCGGCGGTCGCGGTCGCGAACGCCCGGAGCGAGTCCAGTCTCTGGCAGGCGATCGAATCCCGGCGGTTGATCGGCCAGGCGCAGGGGATCCTGATGGAACGCTTCGACCTGAGCGAGGAGCAGGCGTTCGCCGTACTGCGGAGGTACTCGCAGGACAGCAACGTGCGGTTGCGTGAGATCGCCAAGCGGTTGATCCAGACGAGGAAACTTTCCTGA
- a CDS encoding HAD family hydrolase: MRRALVVDLFSTLIPGGHVEREVVHREMAHLLGVEPEAFAGAFEATAYERFTGVYGDLPSTLREIARRSGGQPSDDQVRRATELRRALARQLIGAVPASTLSALAALRALGWRTGLVSNITSETQLQWPDSALSPYFEVTAFSAEVGVAKPEAAIYLAACEGLGVAPTECVYVADGSDNELSGAAALGMHAIRTTEHANSDPAWDGPTISSFAELPALLGAPI; this comes from the coding sequence ATGCGCCGTGCACTGGTCGTGGACTTGTTCAGCACTCTGATTCCTGGTGGTCATGTCGAGCGCGAGGTGGTGCACCGGGAAATGGCGCATCTTCTTGGCGTGGAGCCGGAGGCATTCGCAGGGGCGTTCGAGGCCACGGCGTACGAGCGCTTCACTGGTGTGTACGGGGACCTGCCCAGCACGCTGCGGGAGATAGCGCGCCGAAGCGGAGGACAGCCGAGCGACGACCAGGTGCGTCGGGCGACTGAGCTGCGCCGTGCCCTCGCGCGTCAGCTCATCGGAGCTGTTCCGGCCTCGACATTGAGCGCGCTGGCGGCGCTGCGGGCCCTCGGATGGCGCACTGGTCTGGTCAGCAACATCACTTCCGAGACTCAGTTGCAGTGGCCGGACAGTGCTCTGTCGCCGTACTTCGAGGTCACCGCGTTCTCTGCTGAGGTCGGGGTGGCCAAGCCTGAGGCAGCGATCTATCTTGCGGCTTGCGAAGGGCTCGGCGTGGCCCCGACGGAATGTGTCTACGTCGCAGATGGCAGTGACAATGAACTGTCGGGAGCGGCGGCGCTTGGCATGCACGCGATTCGCACGACCGAGCACGCGAATAGCGACCCCGCCTGGGACGGCCCGACCATCAGTTCGTTCGCCGAGCTCCCCGCCCTGCTCGGAGCACCGATCTAG
- a CDS encoding serine/threonine-protein kinase: MRAVAVLAPAIVNSGRLVAGRYRLQALLGRGGMGRVWLAEDELLRRKVALKQLVLSGEANQVRASALAEARSLARLDHAGVVKVHDVIEDSGDQWIVMEYLSGRTLAETVAADGPLPIPDVRRMALHLVDALRAVHAAGLVHSDVKPANVQLCDDGRVVLTDFGIATTIDDEQTLPSEVLAGSPAYMSPERARGDAVGPASDLFSLGATLFAAVEGSSPFGAGDPFTTLVAVVEARPAPFTHAGPVRPIIEALLTKNPATRPTPDQTTAALLAL, translated from the coding sequence ATGAGAGCAGTCGCGGTGTTGGCACCGGCGATCGTGAACTCAGGGCGCCTGGTGGCCGGTCGGTATCGCTTGCAGGCGCTGCTCGGTCGCGGCGGGATGGGCCGGGTTTGGCTCGCCGAGGACGAACTGCTTCGGCGGAAGGTCGCGCTCAAGCAGTTGGTGCTCAGCGGTGAGGCCAACCAGGTCCGCGCCAGCGCGCTGGCCGAGGCGCGGTCGCTGGCGCGATTGGATCATGCCGGCGTGGTCAAGGTGCACGACGTCATCGAGGATTCCGGCGACCAATGGATCGTCATGGAGTACCTGTCAGGGCGAACCCTGGCCGAGACGGTCGCGGCGGACGGCCCCCTACCAATTCCCGACGTACGGCGAATGGCGCTGCACCTGGTCGACGCGCTGCGAGCGGTCCACGCTGCGGGGCTCGTGCACTCCGACGTCAAACCGGCCAACGTCCAACTGTGCGACGACGGGCGCGTAGTACTGACCGACTTCGGCATCGCCACCACCATCGACGACGAGCAGACGCTCCCGAGTGAGGTTCTCGCCGGCAGTCCGGCGTACATGTCACCAGAACGAGCCCGCGGCGACGCGGTCGGCCCGGCATCCGACCTCTTCTCCCTCGGCGCGACCCTGTTCGCAGCCGTCGAAGGCAGCTCTCCCTTCGGCGCCGGCGACCCCTTCACCACCCTGGTCGCGGTCGTAGAAGCCCGCCCCGCACCCTTCACCCACGCCGGCCCCGTCCGCCCGATCATCGAAGCCCTCCTCACCAAGAACCCGGCCACCCGTCCCACCCCAGACCAAACCACTGCAGCCCTCCTCGCCCTCTAG